Genomic segment of Streptomyces sp. NA02950:
AACGTGCCTCGTACCGCTAGGGACGTCGTCTTCGTCGACGGCGTCCGCACCCCATTCGGCAAGGCGGGCCCGAAGGGCATCTACCACGAGACCCGCGCCGACGACATGGTCGTCAAGTGCATCCGGGAGCTGCTGCGCCGCAACCCGGATCTGCCGCCGGAGCGCATCGACGAGGTGGCCGTCGCCGCGACGACGCAGATCGGCGACCAGGGCCTGACCCTCGGCCGCACCGCGGGCATCCTCGCCGGGCTGCCCCAGTCCGTCCCCGGCTACTCCATCGACCGGATGTGTGCCGGTGCGATGACGGCCGTCACCGCCACCGCGGGTTCCATCGCCTTCGGCGCCTACGACGCGGTGGTCGCGGGCGGTGTCGAGCACATGGGCCGGCACCCGATGGGCGAGGCCGTCGACCCCAACCCCCGCTTCGTCTCGGAGAAGCTGGTCGACGAGTCGGCCCTCTTCATGGGCATGACCGCGGAGAACCTCCACGACCGGCTGCCGCACCTGACCAAGCAGCGCGCCGACGAGTACGCGGTGCGCAGCCAGGAGAAGGCCGCCAAGGCGTACGCCAACGGCAAGATCCAGCAGGACCTGGTGCCGATCTCGGTGCGCCGCACCAGCCCCGAGGGCGGCGAGACCGGCTGGGGTCTGGCCACCGCCGACGAGCCGATGCGCCCGGGCACCACGCTGGAGAACCTGGCCACGCTGAAGACCCCGTTCCGTCCGCACGGCCGGGTCACCGCGGGCAACTCCGCCGGTCTCAACGACGGCGCCACCGCCTCGCTGCTGGCCTCCGAGGACTTCGCCCGTGAGCTGGGGCTCCCGGTCAGGATGCGCCTGGTCTCGTTCGCCTTCGCGGGTGTCGAGCCCGAGGTGATGGGCTACGGCCCGGTCCCGTCGACCAAGAAGGCCCTCACCAAGGCGGGGCTGACCATCGACGACATCGGTCTGTTCGAGATCAACGAGGCGTTCGCCGTCCAGGTGCTGTCCTTCCTGGACCACTACGGCCTCGCCGACGACGACCCGCGCGTCAACCAGTACGGCGGCGCGATCGCCTACGGCCACCCGCTCGCCTCCTCCGGCGTCCGTCTGATGACCCAGCTGTCCCGGCAGTTCGAGGAGCAGCCCGAGGTCCGCTACGGCATCACCACCATGTGCGTCGGCTTCGGTATGGGCGCCACCGTGATCTGGGAGAACCCGCACTTCGAGGGGAACAAGTGACCACCACCGCAGAACTTCTCAAGCGAGCCGCCGAGCTGTTCCCGGACGAGGTCGTGACCCAGGCGCACATCCGCCACCTCGACCTCCCCCAGAACGCGGGCCGCTTCGCGCTCATCACCCTGGACAACGGCCTGGACCACACCAAGCCGACCACCTTCGGCCCGGCCTCGCTCGCCAACCTCAACACGGCGCTCGACCAGGTCGAGAAGGAGGCCGCGGACGGCTCGATCGTCGGTGTGGGCCTCACCGGCAAGCCGTTCATCTTCGCCGTCGGGGCCGACCTCAAGGGCGTGGAGCTGCTCAAGCGCCACGAGGACGCGCTCGCCATCGGCAAGGGCGGCCACGCGGTCTTCAAGCGGCTGTCCTCGCTGGCCGTGCCGACCTTCGCGTACTACAACGGCGCGGCGATGGGCGGCGGTGTCGAGGTCGGGCTGCACTGCACCTACCGCACGGTCTCGGCCGCGCTGCCCGCCTTCTCGCTGCCCGAGGTCTTCCTCGGCCTGGTCCCCGGCTGGG
This window contains:
- a CDS encoding acetyl-CoA C-acyltransferase, producing the protein MPRTARDVVFVDGVRTPFGKAGPKGIYHETRADDMVVKCIRELLRRNPDLPPERIDEVAVAATTQIGDQGLTLGRTAGILAGLPQSVPGYSIDRMCAGAMTAVTATAGSIAFGAYDAVVAGGVEHMGRHPMGEAVDPNPRFVSEKLVDESALFMGMTAENLHDRLPHLTKQRADEYAVRSQEKAAKAYANGKIQQDLVPISVRRTSPEGGETGWGLATADEPMRPGTTLENLATLKTPFRPHGRVTAGNSAGLNDGATASLLASEDFARELGLPVRMRLVSFAFAGVEPEVMGYGPVPSTKKALTKAGLTIDDIGLFEINEAFAVQVLSFLDHYGLADDDPRVNQYGGAIAYGHPLASSGVRLMTQLSRQFEEQPEVRYGITTMCVGFGMGATVIWENPHFEGNK